The DNA window GTTCCGTCTGCGGGGTCTCGACCTTTCCTCTACTTCCCGCAGGAGTCAAGTGCCTTCCGCTCCAATCCACTCTAAATATAACTATATTTAAAAGCAACAATCATTGCAAAAGGTGCCTCTAAAAAAGTAATAAGGTCCTTCCCAAAGAAGGAGGGACCTGTTATAGAAAAGCTGATATAAGGGTTGAGAATGATTCTTTCCATTTTTGGAAGATAGAGCGGTTTTGTAGGCTTTCTAGGGTGATTTCAGTAGAGAAGGCTAAATCCTCGCTAAACTGTGCCTTAACCTCCTGAATAACTGTTTTATCATAAATGTAGCAGTTTATTTCATGGTTTAAATAAAGGCTACGCTTATCAAAATTTGCGGTGCCAATATCACAGATAACATCATCAATAATAAACACCTTTGCATGGTAAAAGCCTTTTTCATAAAAATAAATTTTTGCGCCTGCTTTTAAAAGTGGTTGAAAATATGGGACGGCAGCTTCTTTAACAAATAAGTGATCAGCCTTTCTAGGTAAAAGGATTGTCACTTTTACTCCCCGTTTTAATGCATATAATATCGCATTTGACAGTTTTGAGCCAGGAATAAAATACGGTGAACCTATCTTGACTTCTTTTTTTGCAGTATTTAATAGTTCTAAAAAGTGACTTTGTAGGTATGCTCCATCTGTTGGGACGAGCTTCATATAGCTTTGGCCTTCGATTAGTGGTGGAAAATAATTTGGGTTTTGAGTTAAATCAATAGTAGTTCTGTCCTTCCAATCATATAAAAATTGCATTTGTAAATCTTGTACACCTTTTCCTTCAATTTTTAAGTGATAATCTCGCCAAAAACCAAATTTTGAGTCATTACCGAGATATTCTTTCCCAACGTTATAGCCACCTAGATAACCAATTTTGCCATCAATTACTGTTACTTTTCGATGATTTCTAGCATTCAAAGAGTAAAACAAATAAGGAAACCTAGGGATGTGACATTCAAATAATTGAACTCCACTCTTTTTTAAGTCTACCTTCATTTCTTTTGAGATTTTATTGCCAACCCAATCGACCAGTAATCGTACCTCTACTCCTTCTTGTGCTTTCTTTTTAAGACGAGTAAGAAATTCCCGACTGATTTTATCATCTTTTACAATATAAAACAGGATATGAATATGTTCTTTTGCATTCTCAATCTCATTAAAGAGATCCGTAAACAGGCTGTTCCCTTCAGTAAAAAGCTTGAGATTACTTTTACGCTCAGGAAATTCACGCTTATTAACGATCGATAAATGTTTTTTTCGGCCAAGCTTGTAATCAATTCGGAGCCACAAGAATAGAATCATTAATACAGCGAACACAGTAGCTATTACATTCATATGATTGTAACTCCTTTCTTTTCGGTTTTATTAGTGTAGACGAATACTTCCAAAATTATTTTATAAGGTTGTTTTTCATATAAATGTGTTGACTGAATGCTCATT is part of the Cytobacillus luteolus genome and encodes:
- the cls gene encoding cardiolipin synthase produces the protein MNVIATVFAVLMILFLWLRIDYKLGRKKHLSIVNKREFPERKSNLKLFTEGNSLFTDLFNEIENAKEHIHILFYIVKDDKISREFLTRLKKKAQEGVEVRLLVDWVGNKISKEMKVDLKKSGVQLFECHIPRFPYLFYSLNARNHRKVTVIDGKIGYLGGYNVGKEYLGNDSKFGFWRDYHLKIEGKGVQDLQMQFLYDWKDRTTIDLTQNPNYFPPLIEGQSYMKLVPTDGAYLQSHFLELLNTAKKEVKIGSPYFIPGSKLSNAILYALKRGVKVTILLPRKADHLFVKEAAVPYFQPLLKAGAKIYFYEKGFYHAKVFIIDDVICDIGTANFDKRSLYLNHEINCYIYDKTVIQEVKAQFSEDLAFSTEITLESLQNRSIFQKWKESFSTLISAFL